A single Ghiorsea bivora DNA region contains:
- a CDS encoding rubredoxin, translating into MSDDTFFNSYGGDSGKIADDAILECKICWYQYKPDEGDDYWQIEPGTPFSELPEHWKCPECDGRKEDFMVVLRDK; encoded by the coding sequence ATGAGTGATGATACCTTTTTTAACTCGTATGGTGGAGATAGTGGGAAAATCGCAGATGATGCCATTTTAGAGTGTAAGATTTGCTGGTACCAATATAAACCTGATGAAGGTGATGATTACTGGCAAATTGAGCCGGGCACACCTTTTTCAGAACTTCCTGAACATTGGAAGTGTCCAGAATGTGACGGAAGAAAAGAAGATTTTATGGTTGTGTTAAGGGATAAATAA
- a CDS encoding hydrogenase expression/formation protein, protein MTDIHIPIAMIGVGSQPESTDGKTLEFIPMPHEMSVFEVSNMPEPEDVANLQEGMQALRLVRDALKNYKLNDKLTMIDITGLDDQNRAWVNTMLGHGEVSVIYQGGMRTEIQESVFAGVWRIIYLDADRNIVKDFIEIASIPEIVVNSSFVKAKTKLEYDPANLPERVMNAPALITELNDKVATWKEGDEPHVINFSLLPQTEEDLVFLDKLLGSGPVVILSRGYGNCRIACTETKNVWWVKYFNSEDKLILDTLEISTIPEVACAAQEDIRDSYDRFVEVMELYDNE, encoded by the coding sequence ATGACAGATATTCATATTCCTATTGCCATGATTGGTGTTGGTTCACAGCCTGAAAGTACAGATGGTAAAACGCTAGAATTTATCCCTATGCCACATGAGATGAGTGTATTTGAAGTGTCGAATATGCCCGAACCAGAGGATGTTGCCAATCTTCAAGAAGGTATGCAGGCGCTTCGCTTGGTGCGAGATGCGCTGAAGAATTATAAATTGAATGATAAGTTGACTATGATTGATATTACAGGTTTGGATGATCAAAATCGCGCATGGGTTAACACTATGCTAGGTCATGGTGAAGTGAGCGTAATTTATCAAGGTGGAATGCGTACTGAAATCCAAGAGTCCGTGTTTGCAGGTGTTTGGCGTATTATTTATTTGGACGCTGATAGAAATATCGTTAAAGACTTTATTGAAATTGCCAGTATTCCTGAAATTGTGGTGAATTCATCATTTGTTAAAGCAAAAACTAAACTTGAATATGACCCCGCAAATTTACCCGAGCGTGTGATGAATGCTCCTGCATTGATTACAGAACTCAATGACAAAGTTGCAACATGGAAAGAAGGTGATGAGCCGCATGTTATTAATTTCAGCTTGCTGCCGCAAACAGAAGAAGACTTGGTGTTTTTGGATAAGCTGTTGGGCTCAGGTCCTGTGGTTATCTTATCTCGTGGCTATGGCAATTGCCGTATCGCCTGTACAGAGACTAAAAATGTATGGTGGGTCAAATATTTTAACTCAGAAGATAAGTTGATATTGGATACCCTTGAAATTAGTACCATTCCTGAAGTGGCTTGTGCTGCCCAAGAAGATATTCGAGATAGTTATGACAGGTTTGTTGAAGTGATGGAACTCTACGATAATGAGTGA
- a CDS encoding thioredoxin domain-containing protein — protein sequence MYTPLIDEMIEKHGYPVLTEESLQDFQKEHKDVVLFFTENANNYPESNDVAIILPEIMKVFEGQLMPAVISRESERPLQRKYRFKGYPALVFLRDGEYVGTISKVRDWLEYIDEFKTMLATAPTPPPAFDLDNVCPGSAPAKV from the coding sequence ATGTATACACCATTAATTGATGAAATGATTGAGAAACATGGTTATCCCGTGCTGACAGAAGAATCGCTGCAAGACTTTCAAAAGGAACATAAAGATGTGGTGTTGTTTTTCACTGAGAATGCAAACAATTACCCTGAAAGTAATGATGTGGCAATTATTCTTCCTGAAATTATGAAAGTATTTGAGGGTCAATTAATGCCTGCAGTGATTAGCCGTGAGAGTGAACGCCCATTACAGCGTAAGTATCGATTTAAAGGTTATCCAGCATTGGTGTTTCTGCGTGATGGTGAATATGTAGGTACGATTTCAAAAGTGCGGGACTGGCTTGAATATATTGATGAGTTTAAAACCATGTTGGCAACAGCACCAACCCCGCCACCTGCATTTGATTTAGATAATGTTTGCCCTGGCTCCGCGCCAGCTAAAGTTTAA
- a CDS encoding HypC/HybG/HupF family hydrogenase formation chaperone, giving the protein MCLGIPMQVVTVLSEHVAYCQGMGKQKNIDMSLVGEQPVGTWVMTFLDAAREVVDEDKALQVTNALEAVNLAMGSDATGIDELFADIIDRGPQLPPHLQTEVTKE; this is encoded by the coding sequence ATGTGCCTTGGTATTCCAATGCAAGTTGTTACGGTGCTAAGTGAACATGTCGCTTATTGCCAAGGTATGGGGAAACAAAAAAATATTGATATGAGCCTTGTCGGTGAGCAGCCCGTGGGAACGTGGGTGATGACATTTCTTGATGCTGCACGAGAAGTGGTTGATGAAGATAAGGCTTTGCAGGTGACGAATGCACTTGAGGCTGTGAATTTGGCTATGGGCAGCGATGCGACTGGTATCGATGAATTATTTGCAGATATTATTGATAGAGGGCCACAGCTTCCGCCACATCTGCAAACCGAAGTAACGAAGGAGTAG
- a CDS encoding HyaD/HybD family hydrogenase maturation endopeptidase: protein MSEQKKVLVLGIGNILWADEGFGVRALEYLQSHYEFPENVTLLDGGTQGVYLVQDVRDADILIVFDAIDYGLEPGTLKIIENEDVPKFMGAKKVSLHQTGFQEVLALADMMGDYPEQIILIGVQPEYIEDFGGSLRPVVKAQIEPAVEQALAFMDANGIGYTKRAEPFVPSDFSEDAILTMNNYEQGRPSEVEACRMGDDRVLASDEFRVTEPELAKVGDSPVQVDVDHHLDKYR from the coding sequence GTGAGCGAACAGAAAAAGGTCTTGGTCTTAGGTATAGGTAATATTCTTTGGGCAGATGAAGGTTTTGGTGTACGTGCGCTTGAGTATTTACAAAGTCATTATGAGTTTCCAGAAAATGTAACCCTTTTGGATGGCGGCACGCAAGGCGTATATTTGGTTCAAGATGTGAGAGATGCTGACATTCTAATTGTTTTTGATGCGATTGATTATGGGCTTGAGCCTGGAACTCTAAAAATTATTGAGAATGAAGATGTACCTAAGTTTATGGGTGCAAAAAAAGTAAGTTTGCATCAAACGGGGTTCCAAGAAGTTTTAGCCTTGGCAGACATGATGGGCGACTATCCTGAACAAATTATCCTTATTGGTGTCCAGCCTGAGTATATTGAAGATTTTGGTGGAAGTTTGCGGCCTGTTGTGAAAGCACAAATAGAGCCTGCCGTTGAACAAGCATTAGCATTTATGGATGCCAATGGTATTGGCTATACCAAGCGAGCCGAGCCTTTTGTCCCCAGTGATTTTAGTGAAGATGCTATTCTTACTATGAATAATTATGAACAAGGCCGCCCAAGCGAAGTTGAGGCGTGTCGTATGGGTGATGACAGAGTCCTGGCTTCAGATGAGTTTCGTGTGACAGAGCCTGAGTTAGCAAAGGTGGGTGATAGCCCAGTGCAAGTTGATGTGGATCACCACTTGGATAAATACCGCTAA
- a CDS encoding DUF1186 domain-containing protein, which translates to MSSEQNVKIEKLFNALMSVDAPPSQEDFEKMVANQRELTPYLLHEMDAFIQDPLSIEAKGRSYIRHILSIFLLAYFREKAAFSKLIRLVSLENKLILTLTGEVLTEALGRLLASMYHGDIKSIQSVVENQKLNPWIRAGALDSLMVLWKEDVISRAEVMQYLGELLTNKLERNPSYVWDAVALIAYDLHPKELERQLTQAIEDKLIEPVVLSHLSLADCLAQPFQDALKLKDNVVDGFMKSPFEELSWWLYPDRKLLQKGKDYEALDVPIVDKDVIPGERVSPMGWRSATVVRGTKKLGRNEPCLCGSGKKYKKCCLNQ; encoded by the coding sequence ATGTCCAGTGAACAGAATGTAAAAATTGAAAAGTTATTTAATGCACTCATGTCGGTTGATGCACCACCGAGCCAAGAAGATTTTGAGAAAATGGTTGCGAATCAACGTGAGCTAACACCATATTTACTGCATGAGATGGATGCGTTTATTCAAGATCCATTATCGATTGAAGCTAAGGGAAGATCATATATACGGCATATTTTATCAATATTTTTACTTGCATATTTTCGAGAGAAAGCTGCTTTTTCTAAACTTATTCGGCTTGTTTCTCTTGAGAATAAATTGATATTAACATTAACAGGTGAAGTGTTAACGGAAGCCTTAGGGCGACTACTTGCTTCGATGTATCATGGTGATATTAAAAGTATTCAAAGCGTGGTTGAAAATCAGAAGCTAAACCCTTGGATTCGAGCAGGAGCTTTGGATTCGCTTATGGTGTTGTGGAAAGAGGATGTCATTAGTAGGGCTGAAGTGATGCAATACCTTGGTGAGTTGTTAACGAACAAGTTAGAGCGAAATCCTAGTTATGTTTGGGATGCTGTAGCGTTGATTGCATATGACTTGCATCCTAAGGAGTTGGAGCGGCAGCTTACTCAAGCCATTGAAGATAAGCTTATAGAGCCCGTTGTGCTTAGCCACCTGTCTTTAGCGGATTGTTTGGCTCAGCCTTTTCAGGATGCTTTAAAGTTAAAGGATAATGTGGTTGATGGGTTTATGAAGTCTCCATTTGAGGAGTTGAGTTGGTGGCTATACCCAGATAGGAAGTTACTGCAAAAAGGTAAGGATTATGAGGCTTTGGATGTGCCTATTGTAGATAAAGATGTGATCCCTGGTGAGCGGGTTTCGCCTATGGGTTGGCGTTCAGCGACTGTTGTTCGTGGCACCAAGAAGTTAGGACGAAATGAGCCTTGTTTGTGTGGCAGTGGTAAGAAATATAAAAAGTGTTGTCTGAATCAATAA
- the cybH gene encoding Ni/Fe-hydrogenase, b-type cytochrome subunit, giving the protein MSDASISNNRSHEIVKHTESVYVYEAPVRIWHWVNALAITVLCVTGYFIGAPLPTMPGDPSSSYLMGYIRFAHFASGYVLAVGMLGRIYWAFVGNHHAKQLFIPPVTKEHIKGMIHETRWYAFLEKESVKCVGHNPLAQAAMFTMFVFGTFFMIITGFALYGEGTGMGSWQYNMFSSWVIPLFGQSQDVHTFHHLGMWFLIIFIMAHVYAAIREDIMSRQSMVSTMISGWRMFKDNRP; this is encoded by the coding sequence ATGTCTGATGCATCAATTTCAAATAATAGATCGCATGAAATCGTTAAACATACGGAATCAGTATATGTGTATGAAGCTCCAGTACGTATTTGGCATTGGGTTAATGCATTGGCAATTACTGTTTTGTGTGTAACGGGCTACTTTATTGGGGCACCACTGCCGACAATGCCAGGTGATCCGAGTTCAAGCTACCTGATGGGGTATATTCGCTTTGCTCACTTTGCATCAGGTTATGTGTTGGCTGTTGGTATGTTGGGAAGAATATACTGGGCATTTGTGGGCAACCACCATGCGAAACAATTGTTTATTCCTCCTGTTACGAAGGAGCACATTAAAGGTATGATTCATGAGACACGTTGGTACGCTTTTTTAGAAAAAGAGTCTGTCAAATGTGTGGGTCATAACCCTTTGGCGCAGGCAGCTATGTTTACGATGTTTGTGTTTGGAACATTCTTTATGATTATCACAGGGTTTGCTTTGTATGGTGAAGGTACGGGCATGGGTTCGTGGCAATATAATATGTTCTCATCATGGGTGATTCCGTTGTTTGGGCAAAGCCAAGATGTGCATACATTCCATCACTTAGGTATGTGGTTCTTAATCATATTTATTATGGCGCATGTTTATGCAGCGATTCGTGAAGATATTATGTCACGACAAAGTATGGTGAGTACCATGATTAGTGGCTGGCGTATGTTCAAGGATAATCGCCCTTGA